In a genomic window of Piliocolobus tephrosceles isolate RC106 chromosome 1, ASM277652v3, whole genome shotgun sequence:
- the CELF3 gene encoding CUGBP Elav-like family member 3 isoform X5, whose amino-acid sequence MNRPIQVKPADSESRGDRKLFVGMLGKQQTDEDVRKMFEPFGTIDECTVLRGPDGTSKGCAFVKFQTHAEAQAAINTLHSSRTLPGASSSLVVKFADTEKERGLRRMQQVATQLGMFSPIALQFGAYSAYTQALMQQQAALVAAHSAYLSPMATMAAVQMQHMAAINANGLIATPITPSSGTSTPPAIAATPVSAIPAALGVNGYSPVPTQPTGQPAPDALYPNGVHPYPAQSPAAPVDPLQQAYAGMQHYTAAYPAAYSLVAPAFPQPPALVAQQPPPPPQQQQQQQQQQQQQQQQQQQQQREGPDGCNIFIYHLPQEFTDSEILQMFVPFGHVISAKVFVDRATNQSKCFGFVSFDNPASAQAAIQAMNGFQIGMKRLKVQLKRPKDANRPY is encoded by the exons aTGAACAGGCCGATCCAGGTCAAGCCAGCCGACAGCGAGAGCCGAGGAG ACCGGAAGCTGTTTGTGGGGATGCTAGGGAAGCAGCAGACAGATGAGGATGTCCGAAAGATGTTTGAGCCCTTCGGGACCATCGACGAGTGCACTGTGCTCCGGGGGCCAGATGGCACTAGCAAAG GTTGCGCCTTTGTGAAGTTCCAGACCCATGCCGAGGCCCAGGCAGCCATCAACACCCTTCACAGCAGCCGGACCCTGCCA GGTGCCTCGTCCAGCCTGGTGGTGAAGTTTGCTGACACTGAGAAGGAGCGAGGTCTCCGCCGCATGCAGCAGGTGGCCACCCAGCTGGGCATGTTCAGCCCCATCGCCCTCCAGTTCGGAGCCTACAGCGCCTACACCCAGGCC ctgATGCAGCAGCAGGCGGCCCTGGTAGCGGCTCACAGTGCCTACCTCAGCCCCATGGCCACCATGGCTGCTGTGCAGATGCAGCACATGGCTGCCATCAATGCCAATGGCCTCATCGCCACCCCCATCACCCCATCCTCAG GAACCAGCACCCCTCCTGCCATCGCTGCCACGCCTGTCTCTGCCATTCCGGCTGCCCTGGGGGTCAACGGCTACAGCCCGGTGCCCACCCAGCCCACTGGGCAGCCTGCCCCTGATGCTCTGTATCCCAACGGGGTTCACCCCTACCCAG CCCAGAGCCCCGCAGCTCCCGTGGACCCCCTGCAGCAGGCCTATGCGGGGATGCAGCACTACACAG cagcCTACCCAGCAGCCTACAGCCTGGTGGCGCCTGCGTTCCCGCAGCCTCCAGCCCTGGTCGCCCAGCAGCCCCCACCACCccctcagcagcagcagcagcagcagcagcagcagcagcagcagcagcagcagcaacagcagcagcaaagagAAG GCCCTGATGGCTGCAATATCTTCATCTACCACCTGCCCCAGGAGTTCACTGACTCAGAGATCCTCCAGATGTTTGTCCCCTTTGGCCATGTCATCTCAGCCAAAGTCTTTGTTGACCGGGCCACCAATCAGAGCAAATGTTTTG GCTTTGTGAGTTTCGACAATCCGGCCAGTGCCCAGGCTGCCATCCAGGCCATGAATGGCTTCCAGATCGGCATGAAGCGCCTCAAAGTCCAGCTAAAGCGGCCTAAGGATGCCAACCGGCCCTACTGA
- the CELF3 gene encoding CUGBP Elav-like family member 3 isoform X4, which produces MNRPIQVKPADSESRGEDRKLFVGMLGKQQTDEDVRKMFEPFGTIDECTVLRGPDGTSKGCAFVKFQTHAEAQAAINTLHSSRTLPGASSSLVVKFADTEKERGLRRMQQVATQLGMFSPIALQFGAYSAYTQALMQQQAALVAAHSAYLSPMATMAAVQMQHMAAINANGLIATPITPSSGTSTPPAIAATPVSAIPAALGVNGYSPVPTQPTGQPAPDALYPNGVHPYPAQSPAAPVDPLQQAYAGMQHYTAAYPAAYSLVAPAFPQPPALVAQQPPPPPQQQQQQQQQQQQQQQQQQQQQREGPDGCNIFIYHLPQEFTDSEILQMFVPFGHVISAKVFVDRATNQSKCFGFVSFDNPASAQAAIQAMNGFQIGMKRLKVQLKRPKDANRPY; this is translated from the exons aTGAACAGGCCGATCCAGGTCAAGCCAGCCGACAGCGAGAGCCGAGGAG AAGACCGGAAGCTGTTTGTGGGGATGCTAGGGAAGCAGCAGACAGATGAGGATGTCCGAAAGATGTTTGAGCCCTTCGGGACCATCGACGAGTGCACTGTGCTCCGGGGGCCAGATGGCACTAGCAAAG GTTGCGCCTTTGTGAAGTTCCAGACCCATGCCGAGGCCCAGGCAGCCATCAACACCCTTCACAGCAGCCGGACCCTGCCA GGTGCCTCGTCCAGCCTGGTGGTGAAGTTTGCTGACACTGAGAAGGAGCGAGGTCTCCGCCGCATGCAGCAGGTGGCCACCCAGCTGGGCATGTTCAGCCCCATCGCCCTCCAGTTCGGAGCCTACAGCGCCTACACCCAGGCC ctgATGCAGCAGCAGGCGGCCCTGGTAGCGGCTCACAGTGCCTACCTCAGCCCCATGGCCACCATGGCTGCTGTGCAGATGCAGCACATGGCTGCCATCAATGCCAATGGCCTCATCGCCACCCCCATCACCCCATCCTCAG GAACCAGCACCCCTCCTGCCATCGCTGCCACGCCTGTCTCTGCCATTCCGGCTGCCCTGGGGGTCAACGGCTACAGCCCGGTGCCCACCCAGCCCACTGGGCAGCCTGCCCCTGATGCTCTGTATCCCAACGGGGTTCACCCCTACCCAG CCCAGAGCCCCGCAGCTCCCGTGGACCCCCTGCAGCAGGCCTATGCGGGGATGCAGCACTACACAG cagcCTACCCAGCAGCCTACAGCCTGGTGGCGCCTGCGTTCCCGCAGCCTCCAGCCCTGGTCGCCCAGCAGCCCCCACCACCccctcagcagcagcagcagcagcagcagcagcagcagcagcagcagcagcagcaacagcagcagcaaagagAAG GCCCTGATGGCTGCAATATCTTCATCTACCACCTGCCCCAGGAGTTCACTGACTCAGAGATCCTCCAGATGTTTGTCCCCTTTGGCCATGTCATCTCAGCCAAAGTCTTTGTTGACCGGGCCACCAATCAGAGCAAATGTTTTG GCTTTGTGAGTTTCGACAATCCGGCCAGTGCCCAGGCTGCCATCCAGGCCATGAATGGCTTCCAGATCGGCATGAAGCGCCTCAAAGTCCAGCTAAAGCGGCCTAAGGATGCCAACCGGCCCTACTGA
- the CELF3 gene encoding CUGBP Elav-like family member 3 isoform X1 encodes MKEPDAIKLFVGQIPRHLEEKDLKPIFEQFGRIFELTVIKDKYTGLHKGCAFLTYCARDSALKAQSALHEQKTLPGMNRPIQVKPADSESRGEDRKLFVGMLGKQQTDEDVRKMFEPFGTIDECTVLRGPDGTSKGCAFVKFQTHAEAQAAINTLHSSRTLPGASSSLVVKFADTEKERGLRRMQQVATQLGMFSPIALQFGAYSAYTQALMQQQAALVAAHSAYLSPMATMAAVQMQHMAAINANGLIATPITPSSGTSTPPAIAATPVSAIPAALGVNGYSPVPTQPTGQPAPDALYPNGVHPYPAQSPAAPVDPLQQAYAGMQHYTAAYPAAYSLVAPAFPQPPALVAQQPPPPPQQQQQQQQQQQQQQQQQQQQQREGPDGCNIFIYHLPQEFTDSEILQMFVPFGHVISAKVFVDRATNQSKCFGFVSFDNPASAQAAIQAMNGFQIGMKRLKVQLKRPKDANRPY; translated from the exons ATGAAGGAGCCGGATGCCATCAAGCTGTTTGTGGGGCAGATCCCGAGGCATCTGGAGGAGAAGGACCTGAAGCCCATCTTCGAACAGTTTGGTCGGATCTTCGAGCTGACTGTCATCAAGGACAAGTACACCGGGCTGCACAAGG GATGTGCCTTCCTGACATACTGTGCCCGGGATTCAGCCCTGAAGGCCCAGAGCGCCCTACACGAACAGAAGACACTTCCAGGG aTGAACAGGCCGATCCAGGTCAAGCCAGCCGACAGCGAGAGCCGAGGAG AAGACCGGAAGCTGTTTGTGGGGATGCTAGGGAAGCAGCAGACAGATGAGGATGTCCGAAAGATGTTTGAGCCCTTCGGGACCATCGACGAGTGCACTGTGCTCCGGGGGCCAGATGGCACTAGCAAAG GTTGCGCCTTTGTGAAGTTCCAGACCCATGCCGAGGCCCAGGCAGCCATCAACACCCTTCACAGCAGCCGGACCCTGCCA GGTGCCTCGTCCAGCCTGGTGGTGAAGTTTGCTGACACTGAGAAGGAGCGAGGTCTCCGCCGCATGCAGCAGGTGGCCACCCAGCTGGGCATGTTCAGCCCCATCGCCCTCCAGTTCGGAGCCTACAGCGCCTACACCCAGGCC ctgATGCAGCAGCAGGCGGCCCTGGTAGCGGCTCACAGTGCCTACCTCAGCCCCATGGCCACCATGGCTGCTGTGCAGATGCAGCACATGGCTGCCATCAATGCCAATGGCCTCATCGCCACCCCCATCACCCCATCCTCAG GAACCAGCACCCCTCCTGCCATCGCTGCCACGCCTGTCTCTGCCATTCCGGCTGCCCTGGGGGTCAACGGCTACAGCCCGGTGCCCACCCAGCCCACTGGGCAGCCTGCCCCTGATGCTCTGTATCCCAACGGGGTTCACCCCTACCCAG CCCAGAGCCCCGCAGCTCCCGTGGACCCCCTGCAGCAGGCCTATGCGGGGATGCAGCACTACACAG cagcCTACCCAGCAGCCTACAGCCTGGTGGCGCCTGCGTTCCCGCAGCCTCCAGCCCTGGTCGCCCAGCAGCCCCCACCACCccctcagcagcagcagcagcagcagcagcagcagcagcagcagcagcagcagcaacagcagcagcaaagagAAG GCCCTGATGGCTGCAATATCTTCATCTACCACCTGCCCCAGGAGTTCACTGACTCAGAGATCCTCCAGATGTTTGTCCCCTTTGGCCATGTCATCTCAGCCAAAGTCTTTGTTGACCGGGCCACCAATCAGAGCAAATGTTTTG GCTTTGTGAGTTTCGACAATCCGGCCAGTGCCCAGGCTGCCATCCAGGCCATGAATGGCTTCCAGATCGGCATGAAGCGCCTCAAAGTCCAGCTAAAGCGGCCTAAGGATGCCAACCGGCCCTACTGA
- the CELF3 gene encoding CUGBP Elav-like family member 3 isoform X3, producing the protein MKEPDAIKLFVGQIPRHLEEKDLKPIFEQFGRIFELTVIKDKYTGLHKGCAFLTYCARDSALKAQSALHEQKTLPGMNRPIQVKPADSESRGEDRKLFVGMLGKQQTDEDVRKMFEPFGTIDECTVLRGPDGTSKGCAFVKFQTHAEAQAAINTLHSSRTLPGASSSLVVKFADTEKERGLRRMQQVATQLGMFSPIALQFGAYSAYTQALMQQQAALVAAHSAYLSPMATMAAVQMQHMAAINANGLIATPITPSSAQSPAAPVDPLQQAYAGMQHYTAAYPAAYSLVAPAFPQPPALVAQQPPPPPQQQQQQQQQQQQQQQQQQQQQREGPDGCNIFIYHLPQEFTDSEILQMFVPFGHVISAKVFVDRATNQSKCFGFVSFDNPASAQAAIQAMNGFQIGMKRLKVQLKRPKDANRPY; encoded by the exons ATGAAGGAGCCGGATGCCATCAAGCTGTTTGTGGGGCAGATCCCGAGGCATCTGGAGGAGAAGGACCTGAAGCCCATCTTCGAACAGTTTGGTCGGATCTTCGAGCTGACTGTCATCAAGGACAAGTACACCGGGCTGCACAAGG GATGTGCCTTCCTGACATACTGTGCCCGGGATTCAGCCCTGAAGGCCCAGAGCGCCCTACACGAACAGAAGACACTTCCAGGG aTGAACAGGCCGATCCAGGTCAAGCCAGCCGACAGCGAGAGCCGAGGAG AAGACCGGAAGCTGTTTGTGGGGATGCTAGGGAAGCAGCAGACAGATGAGGATGTCCGAAAGATGTTTGAGCCCTTCGGGACCATCGACGAGTGCACTGTGCTCCGGGGGCCAGATGGCACTAGCAAAG GTTGCGCCTTTGTGAAGTTCCAGACCCATGCCGAGGCCCAGGCAGCCATCAACACCCTTCACAGCAGCCGGACCCTGCCA GGTGCCTCGTCCAGCCTGGTGGTGAAGTTTGCTGACACTGAGAAGGAGCGAGGTCTCCGCCGCATGCAGCAGGTGGCCACCCAGCTGGGCATGTTCAGCCCCATCGCCCTCCAGTTCGGAGCCTACAGCGCCTACACCCAGGCC ctgATGCAGCAGCAGGCGGCCCTGGTAGCGGCTCACAGTGCCTACCTCAGCCCCATGGCCACCATGGCTGCTGTGCAGATGCAGCACATGGCTGCCATCAATGCCAATGGCCTCATCGCCACCCCCATCACCCCATCCTCAG CCCAGAGCCCCGCAGCTCCCGTGGACCCCCTGCAGCAGGCCTATGCGGGGATGCAGCACTACACAG cagcCTACCCAGCAGCCTACAGCCTGGTGGCGCCTGCGTTCCCGCAGCCTCCAGCCCTGGTCGCCCAGCAGCCCCCACCACCccctcagcagcagcagcagcagcagcagcagcagcagcagcagcagcagcagcaacagcagcagcaaagagAAG GCCCTGATGGCTGCAATATCTTCATCTACCACCTGCCCCAGGAGTTCACTGACTCAGAGATCCTCCAGATGTTTGTCCCCTTTGGCCATGTCATCTCAGCCAAAGTCTTTGTTGACCGGGCCACCAATCAGAGCAAATGTTTTG GCTTTGTGAGTTTCGACAATCCGGCCAGTGCCCAGGCTGCCATCCAGGCCATGAATGGCTTCCAGATCGGCATGAAGCGCCTCAAAGTCCAGCTAAAGCGGCCTAAGGATGCCAACCGGCCCTACTGA
- the CELF3 gene encoding CUGBP Elav-like family member 3 isoform X2, whose amino-acid sequence MKEPDAIKLFVGQIPRHLEEKDLKPIFEQFGRIFELTVIKDKYTGLHKGCAFLTYCARDSALKAQSALHEQKTLPGMNRPIQVKPADSESRGDRKLFVGMLGKQQTDEDVRKMFEPFGTIDECTVLRGPDGTSKGCAFVKFQTHAEAQAAINTLHSSRTLPGASSSLVVKFADTEKERGLRRMQQVATQLGMFSPIALQFGAYSAYTQALMQQQAALVAAHSAYLSPMATMAAVQMQHMAAINANGLIATPITPSSGTSTPPAIAATPVSAIPAALGVNGYSPVPTQPTGQPAPDALYPNGVHPYPAQSPAAPVDPLQQAYAGMQHYTAAYPAAYSLVAPAFPQPPALVAQQPPPPPQQQQQQQQQQQQQQQQQQQQQREGPDGCNIFIYHLPQEFTDSEILQMFVPFGHVISAKVFVDRATNQSKCFGFVSFDNPASAQAAIQAMNGFQIGMKRLKVQLKRPKDANRPY is encoded by the exons ATGAAGGAGCCGGATGCCATCAAGCTGTTTGTGGGGCAGATCCCGAGGCATCTGGAGGAGAAGGACCTGAAGCCCATCTTCGAACAGTTTGGTCGGATCTTCGAGCTGACTGTCATCAAGGACAAGTACACCGGGCTGCACAAGG GATGTGCCTTCCTGACATACTGTGCCCGGGATTCAGCCCTGAAGGCCCAGAGCGCCCTACACGAACAGAAGACACTTCCAGGG aTGAACAGGCCGATCCAGGTCAAGCCAGCCGACAGCGAGAGCCGAGGAG ACCGGAAGCTGTTTGTGGGGATGCTAGGGAAGCAGCAGACAGATGAGGATGTCCGAAAGATGTTTGAGCCCTTCGGGACCATCGACGAGTGCACTGTGCTCCGGGGGCCAGATGGCACTAGCAAAG GTTGCGCCTTTGTGAAGTTCCAGACCCATGCCGAGGCCCAGGCAGCCATCAACACCCTTCACAGCAGCCGGACCCTGCCA GGTGCCTCGTCCAGCCTGGTGGTGAAGTTTGCTGACACTGAGAAGGAGCGAGGTCTCCGCCGCATGCAGCAGGTGGCCACCCAGCTGGGCATGTTCAGCCCCATCGCCCTCCAGTTCGGAGCCTACAGCGCCTACACCCAGGCC ctgATGCAGCAGCAGGCGGCCCTGGTAGCGGCTCACAGTGCCTACCTCAGCCCCATGGCCACCATGGCTGCTGTGCAGATGCAGCACATGGCTGCCATCAATGCCAATGGCCTCATCGCCACCCCCATCACCCCATCCTCAG GAACCAGCACCCCTCCTGCCATCGCTGCCACGCCTGTCTCTGCCATTCCGGCTGCCCTGGGGGTCAACGGCTACAGCCCGGTGCCCACCCAGCCCACTGGGCAGCCTGCCCCTGATGCTCTGTATCCCAACGGGGTTCACCCCTACCCAG CCCAGAGCCCCGCAGCTCCCGTGGACCCCCTGCAGCAGGCCTATGCGGGGATGCAGCACTACACAG cagcCTACCCAGCAGCCTACAGCCTGGTGGCGCCTGCGTTCCCGCAGCCTCCAGCCCTGGTCGCCCAGCAGCCCCCACCACCccctcagcagcagcagcagcagcagcagcagcagcagcagcagcagcagcagcaacagcagcagcaaagagAAG GCCCTGATGGCTGCAATATCTTCATCTACCACCTGCCCCAGGAGTTCACTGACTCAGAGATCCTCCAGATGTTTGTCCCCTTTGGCCATGTCATCTCAGCCAAAGTCTTTGTTGACCGGGCCACCAATCAGAGCAAATGTTTTG GCTTTGTGAGTTTCGACAATCCGGCCAGTGCCCAGGCTGCCATCCAGGCCATGAATGGCTTCCAGATCGGCATGAAGCGCCTCAAAGTCCAGCTAAAGCGGCCTAAGGATGCCAACCGGCCCTACTGA
- the RIIAD1 gene encoding RIIa domain-containing protein 1, whose product METPPSLLQLPDPGALSAAQLEQLRKFKIQTRIANEKYLRTHKEVEWLISGFFREIFLKRPDNILEFAADYFTDPRLPSKIHMQLIKDKKVA is encoded by the exons ATGGAGACGCCGCCAAGCTTGCTGCAGCTGCCCGACCCCGGGGCGCTTAGCGCCGCGCAGCTGGAGCAGCTGCGAAAATTCAAG ATTCAGACTCGGATTGCTAACGAAAAGTACCTAAGGACCCACAAAGAAGTAGAGTGGCTCATAAGTGGTTTCTTCAG agaaatatttttgaaaagaccaGACAACATCCTAGAATTTGCTGCAG ACTACTTCACGGATCCAAGACTTCCCAGCAAGATTCACATGCAGCTAATTAAAGACAAGAAAGTGGCTTAA